ACAAGACGCAAATTTGTCAGGTTGTGAGCTCCAAAATGCGACTCTTTATGGAGCAAAATTGAAAGATACTAATTTAAGTAACTCCAACTTAAGAGAAGTAACTTTAGACTCGGCTGTTTTAGATGGAACAGATTTATCAAATACTAACTTGGAGGATTCTTTTGCTTATAGTACCCAGTTTGAAAATGTAAAAATACAAGGTGCAGACTTCACAAATGTTTTTTTGCCAAAAGATATTATTAGGAAATTTTGTGAAAGTGCTACTGGAACTAATCCAATTACAAATAGAGAAACAAGAGAAACTTTAGAGTGCGATTACATTTAAATTTATGCACATACAAGTTCTTTTTTAATCTTTCTTTGTTTATAAAGTGATCTTCCAACAGGCCAACCTAAAATAGATAAATGTTTCATTAAAGAACCTGAGTATTTGAAATAAAAATTGTCTGAATATTTGATGCCAAGTTCTTTTAAAGTGGTTATTAGTAAACATAGATCTTTCTTTTTGCCTTTTTTCATATCCAATAATATCAATGCGTCACTTGATAATTTTTTTTCTAGTAACTTATCATTTTCAGCAAAACCAACTTTAAGTGAATTTAATGCATCAGAATAAAGAGTATAAATTATTCCATCTTCAGAATTATCCATAGAAGTATCTACATTAAATCTTGATGATATTAATGTTTTGTATCCTTTAATGATTTTTCTGTTATTCATAATTATTTGATTTCATCCTGAGCTAATTCGTATTTCTCC
This region of Prochlorococcus sp. MIT 0604 genomic DNA includes:
- a CDS encoding pentapeptide repeat-containing protein, with amino-acid sequence MRFIILTFLIVVLTLPSRSFAALDYGKQSLVGADFSGSDLKGATFYLTDLQDANLSGCELQNATLYGAKLKDTNLSNSNLREVTLDSAVLDGTDLSNTNLEDSFAYSTQFENVKIQGADFTNVFLPKDIIRKFCESATGTNPITNRETRETLECDYI